A single Rubrivivax gelatinosus IL144 DNA region contains:
- the ku gene encoding non-homologous end joining protein Ku: protein MSARPIASLSLGFGLVSIPVQLFSAAEPSAGVRLHLLAPDGTRVRQQYVSEKSGKRVERREMVKGYEFEKDRYVVFTPDELHELDEHDDPAIDIVAFVPADAVDPLYVDKAWLLAPDKRGGKPYALLREAMRETGRCALARWTFRGKQSVVLVRPLDEGLVLHTLLYADEVRRPADLGIAPLAVSKAELQLARQLIGQISQDRYDPAQFHDEERQRIQAAIERKIAGRQVVEQAPHEERSGAQVIDLMDALRASLGPRGAKAAPASKTAAGPRPQARKARDSSSTGSRPTATMASEGKAASARRSSRAKL, encoded by the coding sequence ATGTCCGCGCGCCCGATCGCCTCGCTGTCGCTGGGATTCGGTCTCGTCAGCATCCCGGTGCAGCTGTTCTCCGCCGCCGAGCCCTCGGCCGGCGTGCGCCTGCACCTGCTGGCGCCCGACGGCACGCGCGTGCGCCAGCAGTACGTCTCGGAGAAGAGCGGCAAGCGCGTCGAGCGCCGCGAGATGGTCAAGGGCTACGAGTTCGAGAAGGACCGCTACGTCGTCTTCACGCCCGACGAACTGCACGAACTCGACGAGCACGACGACCCGGCGATCGACATCGTCGCCTTCGTGCCGGCCGACGCGGTGGACCCGCTGTACGTCGACAAGGCCTGGCTGCTGGCACCCGACAAACGCGGCGGCAAGCCTTATGCGCTGCTGCGCGAGGCGATGCGCGAGACCGGCCGCTGCGCGCTGGCGCGCTGGACCTTCCGCGGCAAGCAGTCGGTGGTGCTGGTGCGGCCGCTGGACGAAGGCCTGGTGCTGCACACCCTGCTCTACGCCGACGAGGTGCGCCGCCCGGCCGACCTGGGCATCGCGCCGCTGGCGGTATCCAAGGCCGAGCTGCAGCTCGCGCGCCAGCTGATCGGCCAGATCTCGCAGGACCGTTACGACCCGGCGCAGTTCCACGACGAGGAGCGCCAGCGCATCCAGGCGGCGATCGAACGCAAGATCGCCGGCCGCCAGGTCGTCGAGCAGGCACCGCACGAGGAGCGCAGCGGCGCCCAGGTCATCGACCTGATGGACGCGCTGCGCGCAAGCCTGGGGCCGCGCGGCGCCAAGGCCGCGCCCGCGTCGAAGACGGCGGCCGGGCCGCGGCCTCAGGCGCGCAAGGCGCGCGACAGCAGCAGCACCGGCAGCAGGCCGACGGCGACGAT
- a CDS encoding AAA family ATPase, which produces MKLTRLRVAELRRFRDPFEITGFAPGLNVFAAPNESGKSTLVRAIRAAFFERHRSSGAEDLRPWGDSAAAPTVELDFTLGGTDYRLTKSFLQKKRCELVAGARRWEGAEAEDHLAELLGFEFASRGASDEKHWGIPGLLWVEQGTTQTIEGPVEHAAAHLQRALNASLGEVAATGGDEVLDRVRLLRRELLTATGRPTGALAEAQRAAEESAERVAETEAAVHRHAEQVDRLKRLRDEHEAETREAPWKALRQQLAQAEEALAAADGLQREHEAAAATLRQADGLAGLLRQQIADEARRQQELATRENTRAQARHRHEAAAGAEAVARQALAAAETRFAAARAALALARQEQTRAQLGRDLAAARQAADSAAATLERARAEAQRAAALRREAEALAVPPAELKTLRQQSQRLHELGIRQDAVATRLAFELQADAGVALDGAPLVGQGERRLTQAATLSLPGGTITVVPGGEDLAALVREHARLADERAALLQRLGLASADEAEARAAAHALKSQEAAGASQALALLAPHGLDALEAELSRAQARRAEAEQALAALPPAPAAAAPAVASAEAEATAAEQARAEAARQAEARQRERATAEAEHQAAEREHQALAAALADPARAEAQRRQQLALADAQAQQAAAQARLEAVQTRIAAARPDILRQDVERLRRSADEAERAHRARELEVARLAAELAAVGAQGLDEQLAGERAAAGHAARRRDELQRRADALDLLATKLEARRQALTRRLQAPLQKHLDHYASLLFPAGRLEVGESLRPEVLARPGLRGEERGAFETLSFGAREQLGLVCRLAYADLLREAGRPTLVILDDALVHTDAERLERMKRIVFDAAQRHQLLVFSCHPAQWRDLGVPVRRLDTAG; this is translated from the coding sequence ATGAAGCTCACCCGGCTGCGTGTCGCCGAGCTGCGGCGTTTCCGCGACCCCTTCGAGATCACCGGCTTCGCACCCGGCCTGAACGTATTCGCCGCACCCAACGAGAGCGGCAAGAGCACGCTGGTGCGCGCCATCCGCGCCGCCTTCTTCGAGCGCCACCGCTCCAGCGGCGCCGAAGACCTGCGGCCCTGGGGCGACTCGGCCGCGGCGCCGACCGTCGAACTGGACTTCACGCTCGGCGGCACCGACTACCGCCTGACGAAGAGCTTTCTGCAGAAGAAACGCTGCGAACTGGTCGCCGGGGCGCGGCGCTGGGAAGGCGCCGAGGCCGAGGACCACCTGGCCGAGCTGCTGGGTTTCGAGTTCGCCTCGCGCGGCGCGAGCGACGAGAAGCACTGGGGCATCCCCGGGCTGCTGTGGGTGGAACAGGGCACGACGCAGACCATCGAAGGGCCGGTGGAACACGCCGCGGCGCATCTGCAGCGGGCACTGAACGCCTCGCTCGGCGAGGTCGCGGCGACCGGCGGCGACGAGGTGCTGGACCGTGTGCGCCTGCTGCGCCGCGAGCTGCTGACCGCCACCGGCCGGCCGACCGGCGCGCTGGCCGAGGCCCAGCGCGCCGCCGAAGAGAGCGCCGAGCGTGTCGCCGAGACCGAAGCCGCGGTGCACCGCCACGCCGAGCAGGTCGACCGGCTCAAGCGCCTGCGCGACGAACACGAGGCCGAGACACGCGAGGCGCCGTGGAAGGCCTTGCGTCAGCAGCTCGCCCAGGCCGAAGAGGCGCTGGCCGCCGCCGACGGCCTGCAGCGCGAGCACGAAGCCGCCGCCGCGACGCTGCGCCAGGCCGACGGTCTGGCCGGGCTGCTGCGCCAGCAGATCGCCGACGAAGCCCGGCGCCAGCAGGAACTGGCGACCCGCGAGAACACACGCGCCCAGGCCCGGCACCGCCACGAAGCCGCGGCCGGCGCCGAAGCCGTCGCCCGCCAGGCGCTGGCCGCCGCCGAGACCCGCTTCGCCGCCGCGCGCGCGGCGCTGGCGCTGGCACGCCAGGAGCAGACCCGCGCCCAGCTCGGCCGCGACCTCGCCGCCGCCCGCCAGGCCGCCGACAGCGCCGCCGCGACACTCGAACGCGCGCGCGCCGAAGCTCAGCGCGCCGCCGCGCTGCGCCGCGAGGCCGAGGCGCTGGCCGTGCCGCCCGCCGAGCTGAAGACGCTGCGCCAGCAGAGCCAGCGCCTGCACGAACTCGGCATCCGCCAGGACGCGGTCGCCACCCGGCTGGCCTTCGAGCTGCAGGCCGACGCCGGCGTTGCGCTCGACGGCGCGCCGCTCGTGGGCCAGGGCGAACGCCGGCTGACCCAGGCCGCGACGCTGTCGCTGCCCGGCGGCACGATCACCGTCGTGCCCGGCGGCGAAGACCTGGCGGCGCTGGTGCGTGAACACGCCCGCCTAGCCGACGAACGTGCCGCCTTGCTGCAGCGCCTGGGGCTGGCCTCGGCCGACGAGGCCGAAGCGCGCGCCGCGGCGCATGCGCTGAAGTCGCAGGAAGCCGCCGGCGCCAGCCAGGCGCTGGCGCTGCTGGCGCCGCACGGGCTGGACGCGCTGGAAGCCGAGCTGTCGCGCGCCCAGGCGCGCCGCGCCGAAGCCGAACAGGCGCTGGCCGCGCTACCGCCGGCGCCCGCGGCCGCAGCGCCGGCCGTCGCCAGCGCCGAGGCCGAAGCCACGGCGGCCGAACAGGCGCGTGCCGAGGCCGCGCGCCAGGCCGAGGCGCGCCAGCGCGAACGTGCCACCGCCGAAGCCGAGCACCAGGCCGCCGAACGTGAGCACCAGGCGCTGGCCGCGGCGCTGGCCGACCCGGCGCGCGCCGAAGCCCAGCGCCGCCAGCAGCTCGCGCTGGCCGACGCCCAGGCCCAGCAGGCCGCGGCGCAGGCGCGGCTGGAAGCAGTGCAGACACGCATCGCCGCCGCGCGCCCGGACATCCTGCGCCAGGACGTCGAGCGCCTGCGCCGCAGCGCCGACGAGGCCGAACGCGCCCACCGCGCCCGCGAACTCGAAGTCGCGCGCCTGGCCGCCGAGCTCGCCGCCGTCGGCGCGCAAGGCCTGGACGAACAGCTGGCCGGTGAACGCGCCGCCGCCGGACACGCCGCGCGCCGCCGCGACGAGCTGCAGCGCCGCGCCGACGCACTGGACCTGCTGGCCACCAAGCTCGAAGCCCGCCGCCAGGCGCTGACGCGCCGGTTGCAGGCACCGCTGCAGAAACACCTGGACCACTACGCCTCGCTGCTGTTCCCGGCCGGGCGGCTGGAAGTCGGCGAGAGCCTGCGCCCCGAGGTGCTGGCGCGGCCCGGATTACGCGGCGAGGAGCGCGGCGCCTTCGAGACGCTGTCCTTCGGCGCGCGCGAGCAGCTCGGCCTGGTCTGCCGGCTGGCCTACGCCGACCTGCTGCGCGAAGCCGGGCGGCCGACGCTGGTGATCCTCGACGACGCGCTGGTGCACACCGACGCCGAGCGCCTGGAGCGCATGAAACGCATCGTCTTCGACGCCGCGCAGCGCCACCAGCTGCTGGTCTTCAGCTGCCACCCGGCGCAGTGGCGCGACCTGGGCGTGCCGGTGCGGCGGCTGGACACGGCGGGCTGA
- the recD gene encoding exodeoxyribonuclease V subunit alpha, with the protein MSRRRPRDESTLPLFADEPAPPPVVAPPPEPAPDAGWVEDLPADALPDLDVFFDEDGGVIDVVPEPETPETADETPARPETPAEALAAGLAAHVEAWSRRLGAEADDAHAAGRAAEALSRATAAGHVCLMLDELDGEPGDWRARLEASCVVGPAHAPGAAPLVLDADGRLYLQRDFDHERRLAARLKAAARPVPGALDAGARARLAELFAANTSTEEAPDWQRAAAALALRQRLAVISGGPGTGKTTTVVALLACLLADDPEARIALAAPTGKAAARMTEAIRGRAAQLPEAIRARLPQEASTVHRLLRAGPDGFFHGAERPLAIDALVVDEASMLDLALARRLLDAVPAHARIVLLGDKDQLAAVESGAVFAELSADTTLTPGCRAELAAACGVSPQALRPPPAAAPALADSVVWFRRTFRFAADSGIGRLATLVNGGRADEALAWLGAGGDASVQWLDDRGAEPGAAVRNAIAAGFAPYVDALRRDPQDAAAAMRAFDGFRVLCATRDGARGVAGVNALAAAQLRRALGAAPGAWYPGRPVMVRRNDYVLRLFNGDIGLALPDAQGRLEVVFPAPGGGWRRVAPARLPPHDTAFGMTVHQSQGSEFTDLLLLMPDRPLRALTRELLYTGITRARQRVTLAGPAAALSAAVRSPTRRRSGLAARLHELDIP; encoded by the coding sequence ATGAGCCGCCGCCGCCCCCGCGACGAGAGCACGCTGCCGCTGTTCGCCGACGAACCGGCGCCGCCGCCGGTCGTGGCCCCGCCGCCCGAACCGGCGCCCGACGCCGGCTGGGTCGAAGACCTGCCCGCCGACGCCCTGCCCGACCTCGACGTCTTCTTCGACGAAGACGGCGGCGTGATCGACGTCGTGCCGGAGCCCGAGACGCCCGAAACGGCGGACGAGACGCCGGCCCGCCCCGAAACACCGGCCGAAGCGCTGGCCGCCGGGTTGGCAGCACACGTCGAGGCCTGGTCGCGCCGCCTCGGCGCCGAGGCCGACGATGCCCACGCCGCCGGCCGCGCCGCCGAAGCGCTGTCGCGTGCCACCGCGGCCGGCCACGTCTGCCTGATGCTGGACGAACTCGACGGCGAGCCCGGCGACTGGCGCGCCCGGCTCGAAGCTTCGTGTGTCGTCGGCCCGGCGCACGCGCCCGGCGCCGCGCCGCTGGTGCTCGACGCCGACGGCCGGCTCTACCTGCAGCGCGACTTCGACCACGAGCGCCGCCTCGCCGCACGGCTGAAGGCCGCGGCGCGGCCGGTGCCCGGCGCGCTGGACGCCGGCGCGCGTGCGCGGCTGGCCGAACTCTTCGCCGCCAACACCAGCACGGAGGAGGCGCCCGACTGGCAGCGGGCCGCCGCCGCGCTGGCGCTGCGCCAGCGTCTGGCGGTCATCAGCGGCGGCCCGGGCACCGGCAAGACGACGACCGTCGTCGCGCTGCTGGCCTGCCTGCTGGCCGACGACCCCGAGGCACGCATCGCGCTGGCCGCGCCCACCGGCAAGGCCGCGGCGCGCATGACCGAGGCGATCCGAGGGCGCGCCGCGCAGCTCCCCGAGGCGATCCGCGCGCGGCTGCCGCAGGAAGCGAGCACCGTGCACCGGCTGCTGCGCGCCGGCCCCGACGGCTTCTTCCACGGCGCCGAGCGTCCGCTGGCGATCGACGCGCTGGTCGTCGACGAAGCCTCGATGCTGGACCTGGCGCTGGCGCGCCGGCTGCTCGACGCGGTGCCGGCGCACGCGCGCATCGTGCTGCTCGGCGACAAGGACCAGCTCGCCGCGGTCGAGAGCGGCGCGGTCTTCGCCGAACTGAGCGCCGACACGACGCTGACGCCCGGCTGCCGGGCCGAGCTCGCCGCGGCTTGCGGCGTCAGCCCCCAGGCGCTGCGGCCGCCGCCGGCCGCCGCGCCGGCGCTCGCCGACAGCGTGGTCTGGTTCCGCCGCACCTTCCGTTTCGCCGCCGACTCGGGCATCGGCCGGCTGGCCACGCTGGTCAACGGCGGCCGCGCCGACGAGGCGCTGGCCTGGCTGGGCGCCGGCGGCGACGCTTCGGTGCAGTGGCTGGACGACCGCGGCGCCGAACCCGGCGCGGCGGTGCGCAACGCAATCGCCGCCGGCTTCGCGCCCTACGTCGACGCGCTGCGCCGCGACCCGCAGGACGCCGCCGCGGCGATGCGCGCCTTCGATGGCTTTCGTGTGCTCTGCGCGACACGCGACGGCGCACGCGGTGTCGCCGGCGTCAACGCGCTGGCCGCGGCCCAGCTGCGCCGCGCGCTCGGCGCCGCACCCGGCGCCTGGTACCCGGGCCGGCCGGTGATGGTGCGCCGCAACGACTACGTGCTGCGGCTGTTCAACGGCGACATCGGCCTGGCGCTGCCCGACGCCCAGGGCCGGCTGGAAGTCGTGTTCCCGGCGCCCGGCGGCGGCTGGCGCCGCGTCGCGCCGGCGCGGCTGCCGCCGCACGACACGGCGTTCGGCATGACGGTGCACCAGTCGCAAGGCTCGGAGTTCACCGACCTGCTGCTGCTGATGCCCGATCGCCCGCTGCGCGCGCTGACGCGCGAACTGCTCTACACCGGCATCACACGCGCCCGCCAGCGTGTCACGCTGGCCGGCCCGGCCGCGGCGCTGTCGGCCGCGGTGCGTTCGCCGACGCGGCGCCGCTCGGGCCTGGCCGCCCGCCTGCACGAACTCGACATCCCATGA
- the recB gene encoding exodeoxyribonuclease V subunit beta, producing the protein MTAVTARPLDVFACPLDGIALVEASAGTGKTWNLCGLFLRLLLERRLEVQQVLVVTFTNAATAELRERIRARLVDVLAALDGRPAALADPFVAGLLDALRRPELGLDDAEMRARVARALQTFDEAAIFTIHGFCQRALADAPFASAMPLRQELADDGALVREIVFDFWRRHVAADTLPAGVAELLLSRGDTPEAWVELVRRRIAKPLARLVWPAVLDEPVAADTTALERAFDEARRLWRTERETVLAAVHEALPRLPANRYKPDSVATAARCWDEIAAAPSALLAPSDKLLDKGKAALLGAAKLQPKKGLAPPAPHAFFEAADALLEALAAARAALEVERLRLVRRLLEDAPERLRALKRERRVLAFDDMLQNLHERLTGGACPQLAAALKARFPAALIDEFQDTDPLQWAIFEAVYGAGDAPLFLIGDPKQAIYSFRNADLNTYLAARRSATASWTLAQNQRSSEPLLAALNGLFGHQPRAFMLDGLDYQPVGYGAKPRAAFADRGAERAALELWSLPRDDEGQPLAKSVAMARAAEACAAEIARLVDAGRRGEATLAGRGLAAGDIAVLVRSHRQGARMRQALAALGVASVELSQASVFASRDAEDLERLLGAVLEPANAARLRAALATEAMGFDAARIAALADDEAALAELVQRFAAYRETWFTRGVAVMLRRWTQDEGVAARLLSRADGERRMTNWLHLAECLQRAAETTTSPEALQRWLHDERRAPGGDEEAQLRLESDRNLVQIVTIHKSKGLEYPVVFCPFVFDGHAGPTGGGESRELHDAAGRQLWVFGDAEVEPGSDERAKVEQAAETLRLLYVALTRAVHRLVLVVGPYAVRQSAAESTKALLNWFVADGQEEPADWLKGKRTPEGLDAAWSAFAATHAQTVALRELPAAPGTPLTAEAADPEAIVALPAPAVPPAWWIGSYSSLTQGLRHEGAAQDRDEAQRPARRAAPAALAADDVLRFPRGAVAGECLHALFEHADFADAARWPEAAARALAAHPPEAEADAGRLAPMLETLLADVLATRLPGGVVLGDVPPGRRLAELEFTLPAPALAADALAAVLREAGLPVPPLAFGTLRGYLRGFIDLVFEHRGRCHVLDWKSNHLGWTAADYGPEPVAREVAAHGYQLQALLYLVALHRWQRARRAGYDPERHLGGAMVLFVRGLRPGWRNADGSPAGVWAYKPSVALIERLSALFDAVENA; encoded by the coding sequence ATGACCGCCGTCACCGCGCGTCCGCTGGACGTCTTCGCCTGCCCGCTGGACGGCATCGCGCTGGTCGAGGCTTCGGCCGGCACCGGCAAGACCTGGAACCTCTGCGGCCTGTTCCTGCGCCTGCTGCTCGAACGCCGGCTCGAGGTACAGCAGGTGCTGGTCGTCACCTTCACCAACGCCGCCACCGCCGAGCTGCGCGAGCGCATCCGCGCCCGTCTGGTCGACGTGCTGGCCGCGCTCGACGGCCGCCCGGCGGCGCTGGCCGACCCCTTCGTCGCCGGGCTGCTGGACGCGCTGCGCCGGCCCGAGCTCGGGCTGGACGACGCCGAGATGCGCGCCCGCGTAGCCCGCGCGCTGCAGACCTTCGACGAAGCGGCGATCTTCACGATCCACGGCTTCTGCCAGCGTGCGCTGGCCGACGCGCCCTTCGCCTCGGCGATGCCGCTGCGCCAGGAACTGGCCGACGACGGCGCGCTGGTGCGCGAGATCGTCTTCGACTTCTGGCGCCGCCACGTCGCCGCCGACACGCTGCCGGCGGGTGTCGCCGAGCTGCTGCTCTCGCGCGGCGACACGCCCGAAGCCTGGGTCGAACTGGTGCGCCGGCGCATCGCCAAACCGCTGGCGCGCCTGGTGTGGCCGGCGGTGCTGGACGAACCGGTGGCCGCCGACACGACGGCGCTGGAACGCGCCTTCGACGAGGCCCGCCGGCTCTGGCGCACCGAGCGCGAGACCGTGCTCGCCGCCGTGCACGAGGCGCTGCCGCGGCTGCCCGCCAACCGCTACAAGCCCGACAGCGTCGCCACCGCGGCGCGCTGCTGGGACGAGATCGCCGCCGCGCCGTCGGCGCTGCTGGCGCCGTCCGACAAGCTGCTGGACAAAGGCAAGGCCGCGCTGCTGGGCGCCGCGAAGCTGCAACCGAAAAAAGGCCTGGCGCCGCCGGCGCCGCACGCCTTCTTCGAAGCCGCCGACGCGCTGCTCGAAGCGCTGGCCGCGGCGCGCGCCGCGCTGGAAGTCGAACGCCTGCGCCTGGTGCGCCGGCTGCTCGAAGACGCGCCCGAACGGCTGCGCGCGCTGAAGCGTGAACGCCGCGTGCTGGCCTTCGACGACATGCTGCAGAACCTGCACGAGCGCCTGACCGGCGGCGCCTGCCCGCAGCTGGCCGCGGCGCTGAAGGCGCGTTTCCCGGCGGCGCTGATCGACGAGTTCCAGGACACCGACCCGCTGCAGTGGGCGATCTTCGAAGCCGTCTACGGCGCCGGCGACGCGCCACTGTTCCTGATCGGCGACCCCAAGCAGGCGATCTACAGCTTCCGCAACGCCGACCTGAACACCTATCTCGCGGCGCGGCGCAGCGCCACCGCGAGCTGGACGCTGGCGCAGAACCAGCGTTCGTCCGAGCCGCTGCTGGCGGCGCTGAACGGCCTCTTCGGCCACCAGCCGCGCGCCTTCATGCTCGACGGGCTGGACTACCAGCCGGTCGGCTACGGCGCCAAGCCGCGCGCGGCCTTCGCCGACCGCGGCGCCGAGCGCGCCGCGCTCGAACTCTGGTCGCTGCCGCGCGACGACGAAGGCCAGCCGCTGGCCAAGAGCGTGGCGATGGCGCGTGCCGCCGAGGCCTGCGCCGCCGAGATCGCGCGCCTGGTCGACGCCGGCCGGCGCGGCGAAGCGACGCTGGCCGGCCGTGGCCTGGCCGCCGGCGACATCGCCGTGCTGGTGCGCAGCCACCGCCAGGGCGCGCGCATGCGCCAGGCACTGGCGGCGCTGGGCGTGGCCAGCGTCGAGCTGTCGCAGGCCAGCGTCTTCGCCAGCCGCGACGCCGAAGACCTGGAACGCCTGCTCGGTGCGGTGCTGGAGCCGGCCAACGCCGCGCGCCTGCGCGCCGCGCTGGCCACCGAGGCGATGGGCTTCGACGCCGCACGCATCGCCGCGCTGGCCGACGACGAGGCGGCGCTGGCCGAGCTCGTGCAGCGTTTCGCCGCCTACCGCGAGACCTGGTTCACGCGCGGCGTCGCGGTGATGCTGCGGCGCTGGACGCAGGACGAAGGCGTCGCCGCGCGGCTGCTGTCGCGCGCCGACGGCGAACGCCGCATGACCAACTGGCTGCACCTCGCCGAATGCCTGCAGCGCGCCGCCGAGACCACCACCTCGCCCGAGGCCTTGCAACGCTGGCTGCACGACGAGCGCCGCGCGCCCGGCGGCGACGAAGAGGCGCAGCTGCGCCTGGAGTCCGACCGCAACCTGGTGCAGATCGTCACCATCCACAAGAGCAAGGGCCTGGAGTACCCGGTCGTCTTCTGCCCCTTCGTCTTCGACGGCCACGCCGGGCCGACCGGCGGCGGCGAGAGCCGCGAGCTGCACGACGCCGCCGGCCGGCAGCTCTGGGTCTTCGGCGACGCCGAGGTCGAGCCCGGCAGCGACGAACGCGCCAAGGTCGAGCAGGCCGCCGAGACGCTGCGCCTGCTCTACGTCGCGCTGACGCGTGCGGTGCACCGTTTGGTGCTGGTGGTCGGGCCTTACGCGGTGCGCCAGTCGGCCGCAGAGAGCACGAAGGCGTTGCTGAACTGGTTCGTCGCCGACGGCCAGGAAGAGCCCGCCGACTGGCTGAAAGGCAAGCGCACGCCCGAGGGGCTGGACGCCGCCTGGTCGGCCTTTGCCGCCACGCACGCGCAGACCGTCGCGCTGCGTGAACTGCCCGCCGCGCCGGGCACGCCGCTGACGGCCGAGGCCGCCGACCCCGAGGCCATCGTCGCGCTGCCGGCGCCGGCCGTGCCGCCGGCCTGGTGGATCGGCAGCTACAGCAGCCTGACCCAGGGCCTGCGCCACGAAGGCGCCGCCCAGGACCGCGACGAGGCCCAGCGCCCGGCGCGCCGTGCCGCGCCGGCGGCGCTGGCGGCCGACGACGTGCTGCGTTTCCCGCGGGGCGCGGTGGCCGGCGAATGCCTGCACGCGCTGTTCGAGCACGCCGACTTCGCCGACGCCGCACGCTGGCCCGAGGCCGCGGCGCGTGCGCTGGCCGCGCACCCGCCCGAAGCCGAGGCCGACGCCGGCCGGCTGGCGCCGATGCTGGAGACGCTGCTCGCCGACGTGCTGGCGACGCGGCTGCCGGGCGGCGTCGTGCTCGGCGACGTGCCGCCGGGCAGACGCCTGGCCGAGCTGGAGTTCACGCTGCCGGCGCCCGCGCTGGCCGCCGACGCGCTGGCGGCCGTGCTGCGCGAAGCCGGCCTGCCGGTGCCGCCGTTGGCTTTCGGCACGCTGCGCGGTTATCTGCGCGGCTTCATCGACCTGGTCTTCGAGCACCGCGGCCGCTGCCACGTGCTCGACTGGAAGTCCAACCACCTGGGCTGGACCGCCGCCGACTACGGCCCCGAGCCGGTGGCACGCGAGGTCGCCGCGCACGGCTACCAGCTGCAGGCGCTGCTCTACCTGGTCGCGCTGCACCGCTGGCAGCGTGCGCGCCGCGCCGGCTACGACCCCGAGCGCCACCTCGGCGGCGCGATGGTGCTGTTCGTGCGCGGCCTGCGCCCGGGCTGGCGCAACGCCGACGGCAGCCCTGCCGGCGTCTGGGCCTACAAACCCAGCGTCGCGCTGATCGAGCGCCTGTCGGCGCTGTTCGACGCCGTGGAGAACGCCTGA
- a CDS encoding metallophosphoesterase family protein: MTTLIHTADWQIGRQYGGFEPEDAAALADARFAAVERIARLAADEQADAVLVAGDVFDAQGVSARTIRRLFNAMEPFAGRWVLIPGNHDAALAEGVWRHALRLGVVPANVKLALEPGVVELPEQRAAVLCAPLTQRHTYTDLTEPFDGWTTPEGWLRLGLAHGAVQGLLAEDIDSANPIAPDRAERARLDYLALGDWHGAKRIGERCWYAGTPEQDRFKDNGAGQVLRVRIAGPGAVPEVEALPLGRHRWRTLERRLAVPSDVEALVAELAACGADEVLQLTLAGTLDLAGRARLDEAIAAAEARVRALRCERSGLRLAPTAEDLAALHADGYLGEVLAELREADGPVEQEALAVLAGLLAGREEAAA, translated from the coding sequence ATGACCACGCTGATCCACACCGCCGACTGGCAGATCGGCCGCCAGTACGGCGGCTTCGAACCCGAGGACGCCGCGGCGCTGGCCGACGCACGTTTCGCCGCCGTCGAGCGCATCGCGCGCCTGGCCGCCGACGAGCAGGCCGACGCGGTGCTCGTCGCCGGCGACGTCTTCGACGCGCAAGGCGTCTCGGCACGCACGATCCGCCGCCTGTTCAACGCGATGGAGCCCTTCGCCGGCCGCTGGGTGCTGATCCCCGGCAACCACGACGCCGCGCTGGCCGAAGGCGTGTGGCGCCACGCACTGCGCCTGGGTGTCGTGCCGGCGAACGTGAAGCTGGCGCTGGAGCCCGGCGTCGTCGAACTGCCCGAGCAGCGCGCCGCGGTGCTGTGCGCGCCGCTGACCCAGCGCCACACCTACACCGACCTCACCGAGCCCTTCGACGGCTGGACCACGCCCGAAGGCTGGCTGCGCCTGGGGCTGGCGCACGGCGCGGTGCAAGGCCTGCTGGCCGAGGACATCGACTCGGCCAACCCGATCGCGCCGGATCGCGCCGAACGTGCGCGCCTGGACTACCTGGCGCTGGGCGACTGGCACGGCGCCAAACGCATCGGCGAACGCTGCTGGTACGCCGGCACGCCCGAGCAGGACCGTTTCAAGGACAACGGCGCCGGCCAGGTGCTGCGTGTGCGCATCGCCGGCCCCGGCGCCGTGCCCGAGGTCGAGGCGCTGCCGCTGGGCCGCCACCGCTGGCGCACGCTGGAGCGCCGGCTGGCCGTGCCGTCCGACGTCGAGGCGCTGGTCGCCGAACTCGCCGCCTGCGGCGCCGACGAGGTGCTGCAGCTGACACTCGCCGGCACGCTGGACCTGGCCGGCCGCGCCCGCCTGGACGAAGCGATTGCTGCCGCCGAAGCGCGGGTGCGTGCGCTGCGCTGCGAGCGCAGCGGCCTGCGTCTGGCGCCGACCGCCGAAGACCTGGCCGCGCTGCACGCCGACGGTTATCTCGGCGAGGTGCTGGCCGAGCTGCGCGAGGCCGACGGCCCGGTCGAGCAGGAGGCGCTGGCCGTGCTCGCCGGCCTGCTGGCCGGGCGCGAGGAGGCCGCGGCATGA